In Bradyrhizobium guangxiense, the following are encoded in one genomic region:
- a CDS encoding TRAP transporter substrate-binding protein, whose protein sequence is MITRRNFTAGAATLLAAGHISTRARAATTSWDMSTVWPDGNFHTQNAMAFAEEVKKQTGGSVAITVKAGGQLGFKGPEHLRAVRDGLVPLADVLNIQQVGDEPFMGVESIPFLCGSVEELKVLHKYVRPEYEKIAARNNQKILYIVPWPTQYLHLKAKVADVEGLKNIKIRVPDKNAVEMLNAIGMAAVMIPWGETIPALASGAVAGVSTSSVSGVDGKFWEFLKYVYPTNHVWSSQMLTVNLDSWKALSADQQKLVADIAAKMEPGFWANSLKADVDSLNRLKEGGMEVVPVSDAMMTDIRAKTAPQLDAFLKRVPAADKPVRAYLAEMKRG, encoded by the coding sequence ATGATCACGCGACGGAACTTCACCGCGGGCGCAGCGACGCTGCTCGCCGCCGGCCACATCTCGACCCGCGCCCGTGCGGCGACGACAAGCTGGGACATGTCGACGGTTTGGCCCGATGGCAATTTCCACACTCAGAACGCGATGGCCTTCGCCGAAGAGGTGAAGAAGCAGACGGGCGGCTCGGTCGCGATCACCGTGAAGGCCGGTGGCCAGCTCGGCTTCAAGGGACCCGAGCATCTGCGTGCCGTGCGCGACGGCCTGGTACCGCTCGCAGATGTCCTCAACATCCAGCAGGTCGGCGACGAGCCCTTCATGGGCGTCGAGAGCATTCCGTTCCTCTGCGGCTCCGTGGAGGAGTTGAAGGTGCTGCACAAATATGTGCGGCCCGAATACGAGAAGATCGCGGCTCGCAACAACCAGAAGATCCTCTACATCGTGCCGTGGCCGACGCAATATCTGCACCTCAAGGCGAAGGTCGCCGACGTCGAGGGCCTGAAGAACATCAAGATCCGCGTGCCCGACAAGAATGCGGTCGAGATGCTGAATGCGATCGGCATGGCGGCGGTGATGATCCCCTGGGGCGAAACGATCCCCGCGCTTGCCTCCGGCGCGGTGGCCGGCGTCTCCACCTCCTCGGTGTCTGGCGTCGACGGCAAGTTCTGGGAATTCCTGAAATATGTCTATCCGACGAACCACGTCTGGTCGTCGCAGATGCTGACCGTCAATCTCGATTCCTGGAAGGCGCTCTCTGCGGATCAGCAGAAGCTCGTCGCGGATATCGCCGCGAAGATGGAGCCGGGCTTCTGGGCCAATTCGCTCAAGGCCGACGTCGACAGCCTCAACCGCCTCAAGGAGGGCGGCATGGAGGTGGTGCCGGTTTCGGATGCGATGATGACGGACATCCGGGCCAAGACCGCGCCGCAGTTGGATGCCTTCCTCAAGCGCGTGCCGGCGGCCGACAAGCCGGTGCGGGCCTATCTCGCCGAAATGAAGCGCGGCTGA
- a CDS encoding c-type cytochrome — protein sequence MKTIPAGLAASLLCAVMAQGQSATPAPGDGTLDVEQVFAGTCGFCHSDGGRAAGKGPQLMNSPRDDDFIRNRIKHGKQGAMPAFDGAFTDAQIDQIVKYIRALKPREG from the coding sequence TTGAAAACGATTCCGGCGGGGCTGGCCGCCTCGTTGCTGTGCGCTGTCATGGCTCAAGGACAATCCGCCACGCCGGCGCCCGGGGACGGGACGCTTGACGTCGAGCAGGTGTTCGCGGGGACGTGCGGCTTCTGTCACTCCGATGGTGGCCGGGCAGCCGGCAAGGGGCCGCAACTGATGAACTCCCCGCGCGACGATGACTTCATCCGCAACCGCATCAAGCACGGCAAGCAAGGGGCGATGCCGGCATTCGACGGCGCCTTCACCGACGCCCAGATCGACCAGATCGTCAAATATATCCGCGCCTTGAAACCGCGCGAGGGTTGA
- a CDS encoding pyrroloquinoline quinone-dependent dehydrogenase — MRKQWLNSGLPVLAVAAFAASAALAQTVDTARIESAGQNDWLTYHGSYKSHHYSPLAQINANNVGNLSVAWMHIPGRSTRGLQSMPLAADGVLYYSGSYSRVFALNGATGEVIWSFLPELDEALISRQTHSPYNRGVALGEGKVFVGTMDGRLFGLDAKTGKVLWETRLIDSQKLTVGFTGAPLYAKGSVIIGSQGGEWPGRGPIFAVDATTGKKKWEFLTVAGTDEAMKTWGNDSWRTGGGGGWMPGTYDSETNTVLWGTANPAPLYDWSGADYKTQGARPGDNLYTSSVIALDIDTGKLKSYHQELPHDAWDFDSAVGEFVMLERDGQKYVVHPNKGGFVFVYDRNLGVKNVWRLVENINFVKDIDPKTGALIGRRDFPVGKVTEPPLCPFIGGGISWNSGSYSPKTGLYYKIGQEWCMTLDIQKTTPVTAPQAQLNIGADFKMAPPPGGEIYGHLDARDPITGAKKWEVRSPEPPLGSVLSTAGNLVFVPDSRGVLHAYDAETGAELWKHNNGTGHQGGIVSYSAGGKQYIAVTAGFGGMLADEYAPNFGGVYKSMPRDDGALIVFSLK, encoded by the coding sequence ATGAGGAAGCAGTGGCTCAACTCGGGCTTACCTGTTCTCGCCGTTGCGGCATTTGCGGCGTCGGCGGCGCTGGCCCAAACCGTGGATACGGCTCGGATCGAGAGCGCCGGCCAGAACGACTGGCTCACCTATCACGGTTCATACAAATCCCATCATTACAGCCCGCTCGCGCAGATCAACGCGAACAACGTCGGCAATCTCAGCGTCGCCTGGATGCACATTCCCGGACGATCGACGCGCGGGCTGCAGTCGATGCCGCTCGCGGCCGACGGCGTGCTGTACTATTCGGGGTCCTACAGCCGCGTCTTCGCGCTGAACGGCGCGACGGGCGAGGTCATCTGGTCGTTCCTTCCGGAGCTGGATGAGGCCCTCATCAGCCGGCAGACCCACTCGCCCTACAACCGCGGCGTAGCTCTCGGCGAAGGCAAGGTTTTCGTCGGCACGATGGACGGTCGTCTCTTCGGGCTCGATGCGAAAACCGGCAAAGTCCTCTGGGAGACCAGGCTGATCGATTCGCAGAAGCTCACGGTCGGCTTCACCGGCGCGCCGCTTTACGCGAAGGGCAGCGTGATTATCGGCTCACAAGGCGGTGAATGGCCAGGCCGCGGCCCGATCTTCGCGGTCGATGCCACAACCGGAAAGAAGAAGTGGGAGTTCCTGACGGTCGCGGGCACCGACGAGGCCATGAAGACCTGGGGCAACGATTCCTGGCGCACCGGCGGCGGTGGCGGCTGGATGCCGGGCACCTACGATTCCGAGACCAACACGGTCCTGTGGGGCACCGCAAACCCGGCGCCGCTCTACGACTGGTCGGGCGCCGACTACAAGACGCAAGGCGCGCGTCCCGGCGACAATCTCTATACGAGTTCAGTTATCGCTCTCGATATCGATACCGGAAAGCTGAAATCCTACCATCAGGAACTGCCGCACGACGCCTGGGACTTCGACAGCGCCGTCGGCGAGTTCGTGATGCTCGAGCGAGACGGCCAGAAATACGTGGTTCATCCGAACAAGGGCGGCTTCGTCTTCGTCTACGACCGCAATCTCGGCGTGAAGAACGTCTGGCGGTTGGTCGAGAACATCAACTTCGTCAAGGATATCGATCCCAAGACCGGCGCGTTGATCGGGCGTCGCGATTTCCCGGTCGGGAAGGTCACCGAACCGCCGCTGTGTCCGTTCATCGGCGGCGGCATCAGCTGGAACTCCGGCTCGTACAGCCCGAAGACCGGTCTCTACTACAAGATCGGCCAGGAATGGTGCATGACGCTCGACATCCAGAAGACGACGCCGGTCACTGCGCCGCAAGCTCAGCTCAACATCGGCGCCGATTTCAAGATGGCGCCGCCTCCGGGCGGTGAGATCTATGGGCACCTCGACGCGCGCGACCCCATCACGGGGGCAAAGAAATGGGAGGTTCGCTCCCCCGAGCCGCCGCTCGGGAGCGTGCTGTCGACCGCCGGCAATCTCGTGTTCGTGCCTGATTCCCGCGGCGTCCTTCACGCCTACGATGCCGAAACCGGGGCCGAGTTGTGGAAGCACAACAACGGCACTGGCCACCAGGGCGGCATCGTCAGCTACTCCGCGGGCGGCAAGCAATATATCGCCGTGACAGCGGGCTTTGGCGGCATGCTGGCGGACGAGTATGCGCCGAACTTCGGCGGCGTCTACAAGAGCATGCCGCGTGACGACGGCGCGCTGATCGTTTTCAGCCTGAAATAG
- a CDS encoding TRAP transporter large permease has translation MTIEVVALFAILFALLACGVWIGLTLALTATLLLAMFRSIPLDKLLPQYAWNILTTQELLALPLFILMGELLFRPRLSRSLFQGLAPWAGLLPGRLLHVNVIGCTIFAAISGSSAATTQVIGRMSLNELLRRGYSRDIAIGSLAGAGTLGFLIPPSNIMIIYGVLGDVSILKLFTAGVLPGFLLAATFMAWVMLHTTLNATMVPETEAKLSQVPWGERFAALKDLAPALFLIACVLGSMYGGLATPSEAAAVGVLGAGLVAWAQGAMSQQVMRDVLIGSVVTCSMIALIVLGASILGNAAAFLGIPQAVAAFVKGLGLSPFMLIVVLVIFYLILGCFLDGFSMIVMTLPIVLPIVKGAGFDEVWFGVFLVLAVEMAQIPPPVGFNLFVIQGLTEDGLGYIARVTMPYLVIMIGFVLLLTLWPGIVTILPRVLYG, from the coding sequence ATGACCATCGAAGTCGTCGCCCTCTTCGCGATCCTGTTTGCGCTGCTCGCGTGCGGCGTGTGGATTGGCCTGACACTTGCTCTCACGGCGACGCTGCTGCTCGCGATGTTCCGCTCGATCCCGCTCGACAAGCTGCTGCCGCAATACGCCTGGAACATCCTGACCACGCAGGAGCTCTTGGCGCTGCCGCTGTTCATCCTGATGGGCGAGCTGCTGTTTCGCCCCCGCCTGTCGCGATCGCTGTTCCAGGGGCTTGCGCCCTGGGCCGGGCTGCTGCCCGGCCGCCTGCTCCATGTGAACGTGATCGGCTGCACCATCTTTGCGGCGATCTCCGGCTCCTCGGCGGCGACCACGCAGGTGATCGGCCGCATGTCGCTCAACGAGCTGTTGCGCCGCGGCTATTCGCGCGACATCGCGATCGGCTCGCTCGCCGGTGCCGGCACGCTCGGCTTCCTGATCCCGCCGTCCAACATCATGATCATCTACGGCGTGCTCGGCGACGTCTCGATCCTGAAACTGTTCACGGCCGGCGTGCTGCCGGGATTCCTGCTGGCCGCCACCTTCATGGCGTGGGTGATGCTGCATACGACCCTCAACGCGACGATGGTGCCGGAGACGGAAGCCAAGCTCTCGCAGGTGCCGTGGGGCGAGCGCTTCGCCGCGCTGAAGGACCTTGCGCCGGCGCTGTTCCTGATCGCCTGCGTGCTCGGCTCGATGTACGGTGGACTCGCGACACCATCGGAAGCGGCGGCCGTCGGCGTGCTCGGCGCGGGGCTGGTGGCCTGGGCGCAGGGTGCGATGTCGCAGCAGGTGATGCGCGACGTGCTGATCGGCTCGGTCGTGACCTGCTCGATGATCGCGCTGATCGTGTTAGGGGCATCGATTCTCGGCAATGCCGCGGCCTTCCTCGGTATTCCCCAGGCCGTCGCCGCGTTCGTCAAGGGCCTTGGCCTGTCGCCCTTCATGCTGATCGTGGTGCTGGTCATCTTCTACTTGATCCTCGGCTGCTTCCTCGACGGCTTCTCGATGATCGTGATGACGCTGCCGATCGTGCTGCCCATCGTGAAGGGCGCCGGCTTCGACGAAGTTTGGTTCGGCGTGTTCCTGGTGCTCGCGGTCGAGATGGCGCAGATCCCCCCGCCGGTCGGATTCAACCTGTTCGTGATCCAGGGCTTGACGGAAGATGGCCTCGGCTACATCGCGCGCGTCACGATGCCGTACCTGGTGATCATGATCGGCTTCGTGCTGCTGCTGACGCTGTGGCCGGGCATCGTCACGATCTTGCCGCGCGTGCTGTACGGCTAG
- a CDS encoding TRAP transporter small permease subunit, with the protein MASVSSEAPQSLNAAAPVPLRILLDGIDRLGRLDGWIGGGCLLMLTLLMLCEVATRFLSNFLSFFPPTISIAWEYSSYLMAASFTFGAAMTLRVGGHIRVVLLLKNAPRPMQRALEILSAAAGFAFMAFLTSAMAKFAFAAYTRGQVSTSSDTPLWFPEAVVTFGMLLLTLQFLARAIQAGLGLPLEDHRMKASPVE; encoded by the coding sequence GTGGCGAGCGTTTCGTCCGAAGCACCGCAAAGCCTCAATGCAGCGGCCCCAGTGCCGCTGCGTATCCTGCTCGACGGCATCGACCGTCTCGGCCGTCTCGACGGCTGGATCGGCGGGGGCTGCCTGTTGATGCTGACGCTGCTGATGCTGTGCGAGGTCGCAACGCGCTTCCTGTCGAACTTCCTGTCGTTCTTTCCCCCGACGATCTCGATCGCCTGGGAATATTCGTCTTATCTGATGGCGGCGTCCTTCACCTTCGGCGCCGCCATGACCCTGCGCGTCGGCGGCCACATCCGTGTCGTGCTGCTGCTCAAGAACGCACCAAGGCCGATGCAGCGCGCGCTCGAGATCCTGTCGGCGGCCGCTGGCTTCGCCTTCATGGCCTTTCTCACGTCAGCGATGGCGAAGTTCGCCTTTGCCGCGTACACGCGCGGCCAGGTCTCGACCTCCAGCGACACGCCGCTGTGGTTTCCGGAAGCCGTCGTCACCTTCGGCATGCTGCTGCTCACGCTCCAGTTCCTGGCGCGCGCAATCCAGGCCGGGCTTGGGCTGCCGCTGGAGGATCACCGCATGAAGGCCTCCCCCGTCGAATGA